From the genome of Candidatus Aegiribacteria sp., one region includes:
- a CDS encoding 4Fe-4S binding protein, whose amino-acid sequence MAHTINDECIACGACKPECPVDAITEGDKYSIDPDTCIDCGACVPACPVGAIEAP is encoded by the coding sequence ATGGCACATACAATAAACGACGAATGTATCGCATGCGGAGCATGTAAACCCGAGTGTCCCGTTGATGCGATAACTGAAGGGGATAAATACTCGATCGACCCCGATACATGCATTGACTGCGGAGCATGTGTTCCAGCCTGTCCTGTAGGAGCAATCGAGGCTCCATAA
- a CDS encoding ParB/RepB/Spo0J family partition protein — protein MTKRKRKALGKGMDEIFPGIREDDTRNPREVNIELIDPNPFQPRKEWKKEEIESLSRSIVSQGILQPLIIRKSGKRYQLIAGERRLRAASTAGLKRVPVVVREADDQQMLALALVENIQRQDLGPVEKAEAFKRLSSEFGLTQEEMGEKVGMSRSSVANFQRLLELPEQVLDILRAGRLTMGHGRALLGLDNKAMIQRIAVNAAKRSMSVRMLEEKVRRLNVPEKSESSYSSSMESAETRKLQETMQRILKTKVRIKGKGKTGRIEISYHSFDELDRILLFIKSGSES, from the coding sequence ATGACAAAGAGAAAGCGCAAGGCGCTTGGCAAGGGAATGGATGAGATATTTCCGGGAATCAGGGAAGACGATACCAGAAATCCCCGGGAAGTAAACATAGAGCTTATTGACCCAAATCCATTTCAGCCAAGGAAAGAATGGAAAAAGGAGGAAATAGAATCTCTTTCGAGATCCATAGTTTCTCAGGGTATCCTTCAGCCTCTTATAATAAGAAAATCAGGTAAGCGTTATCAGCTGATTGCCGGAGAAAGGCGTCTCAGGGCGGCAAGTACAGCAGGTCTGAAAAGAGTTCCCGTAGTTGTCAGGGAAGCTGATGATCAGCAGATGCTTGCTCTTGCCCTTGTTGAAAATATCCAGCGACAGGATCTTGGTCCGGTTGAAAAGGCCGAGGCTTTCAAAAGGCTCTCTTCCGAATTTGGTTTGACACAGGAGGAAATGGGAGAAAAAGTTGGAATGAGCCGATCGTCAGTTGCTAATTTCCAGAGGCTTCTGGAACTTCCAGAACAGGTTCTTGACATTTTAAGGGCCGGCCGGCTGACCATGGGACACGGGAGAGCCTTGCTGGGACTTGATAACAAAGCCATGATTCAGCGTATAGCTGTTAACGCGGCAAAACGGAGTATGTCTGTAAGGATGCTTGAAGAGAAGGTTAGAAGGCTTAATGTCCCGGAGAAATCAGAATCCAGCTATTCTTCATCAATGGAATCCGCTGAGACAAGGAAGCTTCAGGAGACGATGCAGAGAATTCTTAAAACAAAGGTCAGGATAAAGGGAAAGGGAAAGACCGGAAGAATAGAGATAAGCTACCACAGTTTTGATGAACTTGACAGGATTCTTCTTTTTATCAAATCCGGGTCAGAGAGTTAA
- a CDS encoding AAA family ATPase — protein MTGTRIIAIANQKGGVGKTTTTINLGASLAMNNSEVLIIDFDSQVNATAGLGISQNLEKNISTLILGENSLEEVMKKTAVEGLMLIPGSRNLSGLEIELAGAEYREYLLKEAIEDSTGSFDYVLIDCPPSLGLMTINALVASNEVLVTLQSEYYALEGLSHLMDTVKNVKQLWNPGLTINGVVLTMFDRRLILSRDVEEEVKGFLGSTLYETNIPRNVKLSEAPSYGMPVLLYDAKSKGALSYLNLAREVMKR, from the coding sequence ATGACCGGAACAAGAATAATAGCCATTGCCAACCAGAAAGGTGGTGTTGGAAAAACAACAACTACCATCAATCTTGGCGCGAGCCTGGCAATGAATAACAGCGAAGTTCTGATAATAGATTTTGATTCACAGGTAAACGCTACCGCAGGCCTAGGTATCAGCCAGAACCTCGAAAAAAATATCAGCACACTTATTCTCGGGGAGAACAGCCTTGAAGAAGTAATGAAGAAAACCGCTGTTGAGGGGCTTATGCTGATTCCGGGATCAAGAAATCTCTCCGGTCTTGAAATAGAACTTGCCGGGGCTGAGTACAGAGAATATCTGTTAAAAGAAGCTATCGAAGACAGCACAGGCAGTTTCGATTATGTACTGATAGACTGTCCTCCTTCGCTGGGCTTAATGACTATAAACGCTCTTGTTGCCTCAAACGAAGTTCTTGTAACCCTTCAAAGTGAATATTACGCCCTTGAGGGTCTTTCTCATCTGATGGATACTGTTAAGAACGTTAAGCAGCTGTGGAATCCAGGGTTAACAATAAACGGCGTTGTTCTTACAATGTTCGACAGAAGGTTGATACTAAGCCGCGATGTTGAGGAAGAAGTGAAAGGATTTCTGGGATCAACGCTCTATGAAACAAACATCCCGAGAAACGTAAAGCTCAGCGAGGCACCGAGTTACGGTATGCCCGTGCTGCTTTATGACGCGAAATCAAAAGGCGCGTTAAGCTACCTTAACCTGGCCAGGGAGGTGATGAAAAGATGA